Proteins encoded in a region of the Oscillospiraceae bacterium MB24-C1 genome:
- a CDS encoding PTS sugar transporter subunit IIC, translating to MEYLKKLLNKIFIDGLSGMALGLFSTLIVGTIIQQIGLFIGGNLGGTLVVLSKIAASLTGAGIGCGVAYKFKEPPLVVLSAATAGMVGAFAAKIAAGTVFVDGVIHFAGPGEPLGAFIAAYAGIALGHIVSGKTKVDILVTPIVSIIFGSSVGLVAGPPISAFMAWVGGIINWGTEQQPILMGIIVSVLMGVLLTLPISSAAVGIVLNLSGIAAGAATVGCCANMVGFAVASYRENKLGGLLAQGLGTSMLQIPNIVKKPMIWMPAIVSSAVLGPISTKLLGMTSNATGSGMGTAGLVGPIMAYQTMSPIIGSGTALLQIAVMYFILPAALSLMVSEFMRKKGWIKLGDMKLDV from the coding sequence ATGGAATACCTAAAAAAGCTACTCAACAAAATATTTATCGACGGGCTTTCCGGCATGGCGCTGGGCCTCTTTTCAACGTTGATCGTGGGCACTATCATACAGCAGATCGGGTTGTTCATAGGAGGGAACTTAGGCGGCACACTTGTTGTTTTGAGCAAGATTGCCGCGTCACTTACAGGCGCTGGCATCGGCTGCGGTGTGGCCTATAAGTTTAAGGAGCCGCCGCTTGTCGTGCTTTCCGCTGCGACAGCGGGCATGGTTGGTGCGTTTGCGGCAAAAATTGCAGCCGGAACGGTTTTCGTTGATGGCGTCATCCATTTTGCAGGCCCCGGCGAACCGCTTGGTGCTTTTATTGCGGCCTATGCTGGCATTGCGCTCGGGCATATTGTGTCTGGCAAGACGAAGGTCGACATTCTTGTGACGCCAATTGTTTCAATTATTTTTGGCTCCAGCGTTGGTCTGGTTGCTGGCCCGCCTATTTCTGCGTTTATGGCCTGGGTGGGTGGTATCATCAACTGGGGTACAGAGCAGCAGCCTATTTTGATGGGCATTATCGTCTCGGTACTGATGGGTGTGCTTCTGACGCTGCCGATCAGCTCAGCTGCCGTTGGTATTGTGCTAAATCTTTCTGGTATTGCTGCCGGTGCGGCCACTGTGGGCTGCTGCGCCAATATGGTGGGCTTTGCTGTGGCCAGCTACCGCGAAAACAAGCTTGGTGGTTTGCTTGCGCAGGGGCTGGGAACCAGCATGCTACAAATACCAAACATTGTTAAAAAACCGATGATATGGATGCCTGCAATTGTTAGCAGCGCGGTTCTAGGCCCGATTTCCACCAAGCTATTGGGCATGACTAGCAACGCGACCGGCTCCGGGATGGGTACCGCGGGTCTGGTTGGACCGATTATGGCTTATCAGACCATGAGCCCGATCATCGGAAGTGGAACCGCGTTACTTCAGATTGCGGTTATGTACTTTATTCTGCCTGCGGCGCTGTCGTTGATGGTTTCAGAATTTATGCGCAAAAAGGGCTGGATTAAACTAGGGGATATGAAGCTGGATGTCTAA